One part of the Mariniblastus fucicola genome encodes these proteins:
- a CDS encoding DUF1559 domain-containing protein, with protein sequence MDKARHGRVRTAFTLVELLVVIAIIGILIGMLVPAVQAVREAARRTQCANNLRQIALAIHNYESAIQRFPVNQIGPGMPDGSGGFSTGYYSWLVTLLPHLEQGNLYESFALSQNNGDGDGYKVSEAHHNAAAVRTLVGAFICPSDQPNQDNTIILGTANPAPGSYAANAGWPSFATGFGGERSTPGMFNGAIPLHHPSASVTWHGKSDISFNSVTDGTSNTALVSERLIQPGNSGDSIDGGDDRHRSLCILARYETLSAINDQLASTHAHIFESAHIGRSWSSGWPLVAPTYMHTQPPNGLIGHYANGSSVTEGNFMISPSSRHSGGVNVALIDGSTHFVTDQISLEVWWAIGSRNDGRAETLRD encoded by the coding sequence ATGGACAAAGCAAGACACGGCCGCGTTCGGACGGCTTTTACGCTGGTCGAATTACTGGTTGTAATCGCAATCATCGGAATTCTGATCGGAATGCTTGTGCCAGCAGTTCAAGCAGTTCGAGAGGCTGCCAGACGCACTCAATGTGCGAACAACCTTCGGCAAATCGCACTTGCAATTCACAACTACGAATCCGCAATTCAGAGGTTTCCTGTCAATCAAATCGGTCCTGGGATGCCAGATGGCAGCGGGGGTTTTTCGACAGGATATTACAGCTGGTTGGTTACATTGTTGCCGCATTTAGAACAAGGGAATTTGTATGAATCGTTTGCGCTCAGTCAAAACAACGGAGACGGTGATGGCTACAAGGTAAGTGAAGCACATCACAACGCAGCCGCCGTCAGGACTCTGGTCGGCGCCTTTATTTGTCCTTCCGACCAACCCAATCAAGACAACACCATTATTCTCGGCACCGCCAATCCTGCCCCCGGTAGCTATGCTGCCAATGCTGGTTGGCCTTCTTTCGCGACCGGTTTCGGTGGGGAGCGTTCGACCCCCGGTATGTTTAATGGGGCCATTCCTTTGCATCATCCGTCGGCAAGTGTGACATGGCACGGCAAAAGTGATATCAGCTTCAATTCGGTTACCGATGGGACATCGAACACAGCTTTGGTTTCTGAGCGACTAATTCAGCCAGGCAACAGCGGCGATTCGATTGATGGCGGCGATGATCGTCACAGATCACTGTGCATTCTGGCCAGATATGAAACTTTGTCGGCAATCAATGATCAGCTGGCCAGTACTCATGCACACATTTTTGAATCAGCTCACATCGGTCGTTCGTGGTCCAGCGGGTGGCCGCTGGTGGCACCGACTTACATGCACACGCAACCACCCAATGGTTTGATTGGCCACTACGCCAACGGCAGTAGCGTTACGGAAGGCAACTTTATGATTAGTCCAAGCAGTCGGCATTCAGGCGGAGTCAACGTGGCGTTGATAGACGGTTCCACTCATTTCGTGACAGACCAAATTTCACTCGAGGTTTGGTGGGCTATTGGAAGTCGAAACGATGGTCGTGCCGAGACGCTTCGCGACTGA
- a CDS encoding CobW family GTP-binding protein, with product MPWKRGEIIPTNLIVGFLGSGKTTAIAKLIEQRDSGQNWSILINEFGKVSIDHALVGNDLTGIAVEELGGGCACCTLAFTFKPLLAQFIRRTKPDRLIFEPSGVSHPAKVVDILRSPEFADVIDLRNIICLIDPKDWEDPRWRETAVFQDQVQLADIVVLNWSDIRERTLIDQCRDWVESFRPSKQLIVESSFGAIDTDLLDRKFDINRFPLFADAHPLPSTLSTALPLVPQSSESSTHHEYGPEKQTEDGEVHRQPTPRNPLRFQNAGKGYDACGWIFHVDDIFDRDKLLDLLGYVRPIVRLKGVFRCQNDWWTINRAKDATGYFESAYRRDSRLEIILDRKTSGWTEFESELLQCLAQ from the coding sequence GTGCCATGGAAAAGAGGAGAGATAATTCCGACAAATTTGATTGTCGGATTTCTTGGATCGGGAAAAACGACGGCCATTGCAAAGCTGATCGAGCAGCGCGACAGTGGACAAAACTGGTCGATCTTGATCAACGAGTTCGGCAAGGTCTCGATTGATCACGCGCTGGTCGGCAACGATTTAACAGGCATCGCCGTTGAGGAACTGGGAGGCGGTTGCGCCTGCTGCACTTTGGCGTTCACTTTCAAACCCCTGCTTGCCCAGTTCATACGACGCACCAAGCCCGACCGCTTGATTTTCGAGCCTTCGGGCGTGAGCCATCCGGCGAAGGTCGTCGACATACTGCGTAGTCCGGAATTTGCCGATGTCATTGACCTCCGCAACATTATCTGTTTGATCGATCCCAAAGATTGGGAAGATCCTCGTTGGCGTGAAACGGCAGTTTTTCAAGATCAAGTTCAATTGGCCGACATCGTCGTTCTGAACTGGTCGGATATCCGTGAGCGTACACTGATAGATCAATGTCGCGACTGGGTAGAAAGTTTCAGACCATCGAAACAGCTAATCGTTGAATCGAGTTTTGGCGCGATTGACACTGATCTGCTGGACAGAAAGTTTGATATCAACCGATTTCCTCTTTTTGCTGATGCACACCCGTTACCGAGCACCCTGAGCACAGCACTCCCGCTGGTCCCCCAAAGTTCCGAGAGTAGCACTCACCATGAATACGGCCCTGAAAAACAGACTGAAGATGGCGAAGTTCATCGGCAGCCTACTCCGCGGAACCCATTGCGTTTTCAAAACGCTGGTAAAGGGTACGATGCCTGCGGCTGGATCTTCCACGTCGATGACATTTTTGACCGGGACAAACTGCTCGACCTGCTGGGCTACGTCCGCCCAATCGTTAGATTGAAAGGAGTCTTTCGATGTCAAAACGATTGGTGGACGATTAATCGCGCCAAAGATGCGACTGGCTATTTCGAGTCAGCCTATCGACGTGATAGTCGCCTGGAAATTATTCTCGATCGGAAGACGTCGGGGTGGACCGAATTTGAAAGCGAATTGCTTCAGTGCCTGGCTCAATAG
- a CDS encoding HoxN/HupN/NixA family nickel/cobalt transporter, whose protein sequence is MHSHEITLGLAFGLGALHALEPGHGKTAMLLYLAGERRSLLHPLVMGLSSALSHSLSLIGIAAIVHLTHHLVTGDHHHADEGVTDVMRWVSAGIVLIVGLWMCWSAWRSKPAQCGCSQHKHECHNPDEAQSNSTKTSYSMSALLGAAFGLMPCPSAMAAYFSGLSSGSPVTAYIVIGLFAAGIATSLTLVGMVVQLFGNRFTNTSSRLSRLPWNYIRAGLITLIRLVYLGHVALY, encoded by the coding sequence ATGCACTCACACGAAATCACTCTAGGGCTTGCCTTTGGGTTGGGGGCACTTCACGCATTGGAGCCAGGGCATGGCAAGACCGCGATGCTGCTGTATCTGGCGGGCGAGCGGCGAAGCTTGCTCCACCCTCTGGTCATGGGGCTTTCCAGTGCCCTGTCGCATTCGCTTTCGTTGATCGGCATTGCCGCAATCGTCCATTTGACTCATCACCTGGTAACCGGCGACCACCATCATGCCGACGAAGGTGTCACCGATGTCATGCGATGGGTAAGTGCAGGCATCGTCTTGATCGTTGGTCTTTGGATGTGTTGGTCGGCTTGGAGGTCAAAGCCTGCTCAGTGCGGATGCAGCCAACACAAGCATGAATGCCACAATCCTGATGAAGCTCAGTCAAACTCTACGAAGACAAGCTACTCGATGAGCGCTCTGCTTGGGGCCGCGTTTGGTTTGATGCCTTGTCCGTCGGCGATGGCGGCTTACTTTTCTGGGCTCTCGTCGGGATCGCCTGTGACTGCCTACATCGTCATCGGCCTTTTTGCGGCCGGAATTGCAACCTCTTTAACCCTGGTTGGAATGGTTGTCCAGCTGTTCGGGAATCGTTTTACGAACACAAGTTCCCGGCTGTCACGATTGCCATGGAACTATATCCGCGCTGGCTTGATCACGTTGATTAGGTTGGTTTACCTGGGGCATGTCGCATTGTACTAG
- a CDS encoding Na/Pi cotransporter family protein, which yields MSELADPSNLQIGALVTGLGGGMALFLFGMRQMTESLKTVAGGSMKTLLGKLTANRYTAALAGMIVTAVIQSSSVTTVLIVGFISAGLLSLSQSIGVIVGANVGTTITAQIIAFQVYKYGLLMIAVGFLTDIVAKTNKGKQWGMALMGLGLIFFGMELMSNATGPLRAWPPFIDAMQNMKHPLLAIAIGAVFTAIVQSSSATTGIVIVLASQGMISLESGIGLCFGANIGTCVTAILSAMGRSREAIQAAWVHVIFNAGGVLLWMFFIYQFADLVRAISPVSSGLDDAARVSADTPRQIANAHTLFNVGNAFLFIWFTGPMAKLVNWLVPERPEEIGMKAKFLDEQLLEQPSLALDQTRRELVRLGVIVSNMLGSSMGVALQGKTEDIQRIASLDDDVDLLYGQIITYLAKLSQQNLIDPQPKMIHEFVGIANYLENIGDVMDKEMLVNARKRISLGFGISPSTVAVLNPIEQEVIQAQGKTMTALETGDRQSALDAIESKERVNQLSDVAAEHLAKRLVADEPNRLATYKLETDLIENLKRINTLTRRIARLVLIEEGSSNVGETLTEIADANSKPDEPSESVE from the coding sequence ATGTCCGAACTCGCCGATCCTTCGAATCTGCAGATTGGCGCACTCGTCACAGGACTGGGCGGCGGAATGGCGTTGTTTCTGTTCGGCATGCGACAAATGACCGAAAGCCTTAAAACGGTAGCCGGCGGCAGCATGAAAACGCTGCTGGGCAAACTAACCGCTAACCGATACACCGCTGCTTTGGCGGGGATGATCGTGACTGCGGTGATTCAGTCGTCTTCAGTGACAACCGTTTTGATCGTCGGTTTTATTTCCGCCGGTTTGCTCTCACTAAGCCAATCCATCGGGGTCATTGTTGGAGCCAACGTCGGCACGACAATCACGGCTCAGATAATTGCGTTCCAGGTTTACAAGTACGGCTTGTTGATGATTGCCGTCGGCTTCCTGACTGACATCGTCGCCAAAACAAACAAAGGTAAGCAGTGGGGCATGGCTTTGATGGGTTTGGGGCTGATCTTCTTCGGCATGGAACTGATGAGCAACGCGACCGGTCCGCTTAGAGCATGGCCTCCGTTCATCGACGCGATGCAGAACATGAAGCATCCTCTCTTGGCGATTGCGATCGGCGCCGTTTTCACGGCCATTGTGCAGAGTTCATCAGCGACGACAGGAATCGTGATCGTTCTGGCCAGTCAAGGCATGATTTCACTGGAGTCAGGAATCGGTTTGTGCTTTGGAGCAAACATCGGAACCTGTGTGACCGCGATTCTTTCGGCGATGGGGCGTTCCCGAGAGGCCATCCAAGCCGCCTGGGTCCATGTAATTTTCAATGCGGGAGGCGTTTTGCTGTGGATGTTTTTCATCTATCAGTTCGCTGACCTCGTGCGAGCAATATCGCCAGTTTCAAGCGGTCTTGATGATGCCGCAAGGGTCTCGGCCGACACTCCGCGTCAAATCGCAAACGCTCACACGCTTTTCAATGTCGGCAATGCTTTTCTGTTCATCTGGTTCACGGGACCGATGGCGAAACTGGTCAACTGGTTGGTTCCCGAACGGCCGGAAGAGATTGGAATGAAAGCGAAGTTTCTCGACGAGCAACTGCTCGAACAACCTTCACTGGCTCTCGACCAAACCCGTCGCGAGTTAGTCCGACTGGGCGTTATTGTCAGCAACATGCTGGGCAGTTCGATGGGCGTTGCTTTGCAAGGCAAAACGGAAGACATCCAGCGGATCGCAAGTTTGGATGACGACGTCGACTTGTTGTACGGGCAAATCATCACCTACCTCGCCAAACTTTCCCAGCAAAACCTGATCGATCCCCAGCCGAAAATGATCCACGAGTTTGTTGGCATTGCGAACTACCTTGAGAACATCGGCGATGTCATGGACAAAGAAATGCTGGTCAACGCGCGAAAACGAATTTCGCTAGGCTTTGGCATCAGCCCGTCGACCGTGGCAGTGCTGAATCCGATCGAACAGGAAGTCATTCAAGCTCAGGGCAAAACCATGACGGCACTGGAAACCGGCGATCGACAGTCGGCTCTGGATGCGATCGAAAGTAAAGAAAGAGTCAACCAGCTGTCCGATGTTGCCGCTGAACATTTGGCAAAACGTTTGGTGGCTGACGAGCCCAATCGACTCGCAACCTACAAATTGGAAACGGATTTGATAGAGAACCTGAAGCGAATCAATACGCTCACGCGGCGAATTGCCCGATTGGTTTTGATTGAAGAAGGATCGTCGAACGTTGGCGAAACGTTGACCGAGATCGCAGATGCAAATTCCAAGCCAGATGAGCCTTCGGAGTCAGTTGAATGA
- a CDS encoding PEP-CTERM sorting domain-containing protein produces MKLRTIFFLTAITCLSSTAYAQHNDIEFGYDNTVSPAGFVLSPLGFNTTTAEGIVLVKSNMEELDPFTTGDFAADQPGFTNNLAEGLLVNPDDSIWFNALDASVHSSFGVGYVNYFNPLTNSLEASGRLQIEDNAGSNTANLVLDGGLIESGTNPQFIGLANSNGYVHDHITWDLLDDATAPLGAYGILGQLQSDYAPLGGGTDLSSDRFWIVFNHGMSSTDFENLALPQYGVGAVPEPGSSVLIGLTVCFFVTRRRRMEGLSRAK; encoded by the coding sequence ATGAAACTACGAACTATCTTTTTCTTGACAGCGATAACATGTTTGTCTTCGACTGCATATGCTCAACATAACGATATCGAATTCGGTTACGACAACACGGTCAGCCCGGCCGGCTTTGTGCTTTCCCCTTTGGGCTTCAACACAACGACAGCAGAAGGAATCGTTCTTGTAAAAAGTAACATGGAAGAACTGGACCCATTTACAACAGGAGATTTTGCTGCAGATCAGCCAGGATTTACGAACAATTTGGCGGAAGGACTGCTGGTGAATCCGGATGACTCCATCTGGTTCAATGCGCTCGATGCATCGGTGCATTCCAGTTTTGGCGTAGGATACGTGAACTACTTCAATCCTCTGACTAATTCACTGGAAGCCTCCGGCCGCTTGCAAATCGAGGACAATGCCGGCAGCAATACAGCCAATCTGGTATTGGATGGCGGATTGATCGAATCCGGAACCAATCCGCAATTTATCGGTCTGGCGAATAGCAATGGCTACGTGCACGATCATATTACCTGGGATTTGCTGGATGATGCAACTGCGCCGCTTGGTGCTTACGGGATCCTTGGCCAACTGCAAAGCGACTATGCTCCCTTGGGTGGAGGCACAGATTTGTCGTCTGATCGTTTTTGGATCGTGTTTAATCATGGCATGTCGTCTACGGATTTTGAGAATCTGGCTTTACCCCAATATGGGGTTGGCGCAGTTCCTGAGCCGGGAAGTTCAGTGTTGATCGGATTGACAGTTTGCTTTTTTGTGACTCGTCGACGGCGCATGGAGGGGCTGAGTCGGGCGAAGTGA